One Panicum virgatum strain AP13 chromosome 3N, P.virgatum_v5, whole genome shotgun sequence DNA segment encodes these proteins:
- the LOC120664303 gene encoding 60S ribosomal protein L18a-like protein — MRGGRSDEFCRCQACLGKYTLIGDEENPRLSIFDRRLPCFGCGIGWSCFLLGFLCPIIWYVAALLYCCKYYNRDPRERPGLAASAVLAVIFTAAAIIALSVLLICCVNKRFLNSCAS; from the exons atGAGGGGAG GAAGGTCAGATGAATTTTGTCGTTGCCAGGCGTGCCTTGGGAAGTACACACTAATTGGAGATGAAGAAAATCCACGATTGTCAATCTTTGATAGACGACTCCCCTGCTTTGGCTGTGGAATAGGCTGGTCTTG TTTTCTTTTAGGTTTCTTGTGCCCTATTATTTGGTACGTTGCAGCTCTTCTTTATTGCTGCAAGTACTACAATAGGGAccctcgggagcggcctggacTCGCTGCTTCTGCTGTCCTG GCAGTCATCTTTACAGCTGCAGCTATTATAGCCCTCTCTGTTCTGCTGATATGTTGTGTAAACAAACGGTTCTTGAATAGCTGTGCGAGTTGA